One window of Triticum dicoccoides isolate Atlit2015 ecotype Zavitan chromosome 5A, WEW_v2.0, whole genome shotgun sequence genomic DNA carries:
- the LOC119304118 gene encoding flavonol synthase/flavanone 3-hydroxylase-like produces MAGVVQSVQVLASSLGALPPEFVRPEHERPPATTFRGASPLQIPVVDMSLPDAGSRMVEAAREWGIFQAVNHGVPADAVAELQRVGREFFALPQEEKQRYAMDPASGKTEGYGSSVQRSPGDRKIWSDNLFHTISPPAAVNHGFWPEKPRGYREANEAYCGHMRRLTREVLERLSAGLGLEEGAMAEAFGGGDDGLVLMQKVNFYPPCPEPELVLGFAPHTDLCAFTVLVADDVPGLQVSKDGRWYDVQHVPGALMVNVGDQIEILSNGRYRAVLHRVTVSKEKTRMSWPVFVHPRLEYVVAPHPRLVAGEIPAKYDYKAKTFEDYMYCKINKLPQ; encoded by the exons ATGGCGGGGGTGGTGCAGAGCGTGCAGGTGCTGGCGTCCTCGCTGGGTGCGCTCCCGCCGGAGTTCGTGCGGCCCGAGCACGAGCGGCCGCCCGCCACCACTTTCCGCGGGGCCTCACCGCTGCAGATCCCAGTGGTCGACATGTCCTTGCCGGACGCCGGCAGCCGCATGGTGGAGGCGGCGAGGGAATGGGGGATCTTCCAGGCGGTGAACCACGGCGTGCCGGCGGATGCCGTGGcggagctgcagcgcgtggggcggGAGTTCTTCGCGCTCCCTCAGGAGGAGAAGCAGCGGTACGCCATGGACCCGGCCTCGGGGAAGACCGAGGGCTACGGCTCCAGCGTCCAGAGGAGCCCCGGCGACAGGAAGATATGGTCCGACAACTTGTTCCACACCATCTCGCCGCCGGCCGCGGTGAACCACGGCTTCTGGCCGGAGAAACCTAGGGGGTACCGGGAGGCCAACGAGGCGTACTGTGGCCACATGAGGCGGCTGACGCGGGAGGTACTGGAGCGCCTCTCGGCGGGGCTGGGCCTGGAGGAGGGCGCCATGGCGGAGGCgttcggcggcggcgacgacggcctgGTGCTCATGCAGAAGGTCAACTTCTACCCGCCGTGCCCGGAGCCGGAGCTCGTGCTCGGCTTCGCGCCGCACACCGACCTGTGCGCGTTTACGGTCCTCGTAGCCGACGACGTGCCGGGCCTCCAGGTGTCTAAGGACGGGCGCTGGTACGACGTCCAGCACGTGCCAGGCGCCCTCATGGTCAACGTCGGCGACCAGATTGAG ATCTTGAGCAATGGGAGGTACAGGGCGGTGCTGCACCGGGTGACGGTGAGCAAGGAGAAGACGCGTATGTCGTGGCCTGTGTTCGTGCATCCGCGGCTAGAGTACGTCGTCGCGCCGCACCcgcgcctcgtcgccggcgagatcccTGCCAAGTACGACTACAAGGCCAAGACGTTCGAGGACTACATGTACTGCAAGATCAACAAGCTACCACAGTAA